The proteins below are encoded in one region of Helianthus annuus cultivar XRQ/B chromosome 2, HanXRQr2.0-SUNRISE, whole genome shotgun sequence:
- the LOC110903171 gene encoding dehydration-responsive element-binding protein 1D, translating to MDTSSASECSSSTGELMLASRTPKKRAGRKKFKETRHPVCHGVRRRNPGKWVCEVREPNNQSRVWLGTYPTAEMAARAHDVAVLAMRGRSACLNLADSVWRLPVPESNNVKDIQKAAAEAAVAFRQTEDAMELFRQTEDAVVGANELPEVVVYADV from the coding sequence ATGGACACCTCTTCAGCTTCTGAATGTAGCAGCAGCACCGGAGAACTAATGCTGGCTTCGCGAACCCCGAAGAAGAGAGCCGGAAGGAAAAAGTTCAAGGAGACTCGACACCCGGTTTGCCATGGAGTGAGGAGAAGAAACCCCGGCAAGTGGGTGTGTGAAGTGAGAGAACCAAATAATCAATCAAGAGTGTGGCTGGGGACATATCCGACAGCAGAAATGGCGGCCCGGGCACACGATGTGGCGGTTTTGGCCATGAGGGGGCGGTCGGCTTGTTTAAATCTTGCCGACTCAGTTTGGCGGCTGCCTGTACCGGAGTCTAACAATGTAAAGGATATACAAAAGGCAGCGGCTGAGGCTGCAGTGGCGTTTAGGCAGACGGAAGACGCCATGGAGTTGTTTAGACAGACGGAGGATGCGGTGGTGGGAGCGAATGAATTGCCGGAAGTAGTGGTCTACGCCGATGTCTAG